In Caproicibacterium amylolyticum, a genomic segment contains:
- a CDS encoding ABC transporter ATP-binding protein has protein sequence MEQLTFRDVSYRQGGKEILKDVSAQFSAGDFVSIVGPSGSGKSTFLRLCCHLISPTEGKIFFHGKDMLQEDPIGLRKKISYCFQEPVLWGNTVEDNVAFPYRVRDRKIDREKIVSLLARFNLDESYLSHEVKGLSGGEKQRISLIRTLLFEPEILLLDEVTSALDAENTELIEKEILRLNRKGVTVLWVTHNTAQSRKYASRLLPLENGRIQSSEEIK, from the coding sequence TTGGAACAGCTCACATTCCGGGATGTTTCCTACCGGCAGGGCGGAAAAGAGATTCTCAAAGACGTTTCGGCACAGTTTTCAGCCGGCGACTTTGTCTCCATCGTCGGCCCCTCCGGAAGCGGGAAGAGTACCTTTTTACGGCTGTGCTGCCATCTGATCAGCCCGACGGAAGGAAAAATCTTCTTCCATGGGAAGGATATGCTTCAGGAAGATCCGATCGGGCTGCGGAAAAAAATCAGCTACTGCTTTCAGGAGCCGGTCCTCTGGGGGAATACGGTGGAAGACAACGTCGCGTTTCCCTACCGCGTCAGGGACCGGAAGATCGACCGGGAAAAAATCGTTTCGCTGCTCGCCCGCTTCAATCTGGACGAAAGCTACCTCTCGCATGAGGTCAAAGGGCTGTCGGGAGGGGAAAAACAGCGGATCTCCCTGATCCGCACGCTGCTTTTCGAACCGGAAATTCTGCTGCTGGACGAAGTGACTTCCGCACTCGACGCCGAGAACACGGAACTGATTGAAAAAGAAATCCTCCGGCTGAACCGGAAGGGCGTCACGGTCCTGTGGGTCACCCACAACACCGCCCAGAGCCGGAAATACGCCAGCCGGCTGCTGCCTCTGGAAAACGGCCGAATCCAATCATCGGAGGAAATCAAATGA
- a CDS encoding ABC transporter permease, whose translation MNGANISDASLLMASSLVLVSLLFSYFQKLRLEKETLISVIRAVIQLFAVGYVLQFIFRLRNPAVTTLIVLFMIFNAAFNAAKRGKGIKNGILISFLSILVGAGATLSVLVLSGAVRYEANQIIPISGMIISNAMVAIGLCYRQLTGDFKSRRNEVEIKLSLGADLLPASMDILRDSIRTGMVPTIDSTKTLGIVSLPGMMTGLILAGTSPLMAIRYQIMVTFMLLSTTAISSFMACFLSYRTFFNERKQLL comes from the coding sequence ATGAACGGTGCGAATATCAGCGACGCCTCTCTTCTGATGGCGTCTTCGTTAGTTCTCGTCTCTCTGCTGTTTTCCTATTTTCAGAAACTTAGGCTGGAAAAAGAGACCCTCATCAGCGTCATACGGGCGGTCATCCAGCTCTTTGCGGTGGGATATGTCCTTCAATTTATCTTCAGACTCCGCAACCCGGCCGTCACGACGCTGATTGTGCTCTTCATGATCTTTAACGCGGCCTTTAACGCGGCCAAGCGGGGAAAAGGGATCAAAAACGGAATTCTGATTTCTTTCCTTTCCATTTTAGTCGGCGCAGGCGCCACGCTTTCCGTCCTGGTCCTCTCCGGCGCGGTGCGGTACGAGGCGAATCAGATCATTCCGATCAGCGGCATGATCATCAGCAACGCCATGGTCGCCATCGGCCTGTGCTACCGGCAGCTCACCGGCGATTTCAAAAGCCGGAGGAACGAAGTGGAAATCAAGCTTTCGCTGGGCGCGGACCTTCTTCCGGCTTCGATGGATATTCTCCGGGACTCGATCCGCACGGGGATGGTTCCCACCATCGACTCCACGAAGACGCTGGGAATCGTCTCCCTTCCCGGCATGATGACGGGGCTGATCCTTGCCGGCACATCCCCGCTCATGGCAATCCGGTACCAGATCATGGTGACATTCATGCTGCTGTCTACGACGGCGATTTCCTCATTTATGGCCTGCTTTCTCTCTTACCGGACCTTCTTCAATGAGAGAAAGCAACTGCTATAG
- a CDS encoding MFS transporter produces the protein MSKKKMIIVSNIFLIGLVSFFMDMSTEMIYPIIPLYLTAVLGATPAIVGVIEGVAESVASLLKVASGYIGDRYQNKKRLAFLGYSASVLYKFVLLIAGSWGGVLAARVIDRTGKGIRTAPRDALVAQSSEKGKLGGSYGLHKMLDMAGSSLGALFAFLFIAIGMKYRSAFLWSVIPGVVAVTIIPLIREEKGAAPKQRRLAFRGLKLDARLKWYFAVLFLFCLGNSSNAFLLLKAQSRGFSTSEVMLLYLIFNVSASILAIPAGRLSDRFGRSRVLIPGYLIYGLVYLGFALLTSKVSLLILFVAYGAYTAFISGAERALIAEASPAEYKGTVLGVYGMLQGFGLLFSSIIAGGMWNVWGSDAPFWFGGVLGIVSALLIAVILRSGKGRKAADRSD, from the coding sequence TTTTTATGGATATGAGTACGGAAATGATCTACCCGATCATTCCTCTGTACCTGACGGCGGTTCTCGGGGCGACGCCGGCCATCGTCGGCGTGATCGAAGGCGTTGCGGAAAGCGTCGCTTCCCTTCTGAAAGTGGCGAGCGGCTACATCGGGGATCGATATCAAAATAAAAAACGGTTGGCTTTCCTCGGATATTCCGCCTCCGTGCTCTATAAGTTCGTCCTTCTGATAGCCGGCTCGTGGGGCGGCGTGCTGGCGGCGCGGGTGATCGACCGCACCGGCAAGGGGATCCGGACCGCCCCGCGCGACGCTTTGGTGGCGCAGTCGAGCGAAAAAGGGAAACTGGGCGGTTCCTACGGTTTACATAAGATGCTCGATATGGCGGGGTCTTCGCTCGGGGCCCTTTTTGCTTTCCTGTTTATCGCCATCGGAATGAAATATCGCTCGGCGTTCCTCTGGTCCGTCATTCCGGGCGTCGTCGCCGTGACGATCATCCCGCTGATCCGGGAGGAAAAGGGAGCCGCCCCAAAACAGCGGAGGCTGGCCTTTCGGGGCCTGAAACTGGACGCAAGACTGAAATGGTATTTCGCCGTTCTCTTCCTTTTCTGCCTCGGCAACTCTTCCAACGCCTTCTTGCTGCTCAAGGCGCAGTCGCGCGGGTTTTCCACCTCCGAGGTGATGCTGCTCTATCTGATTTTCAACGTTTCCGCGTCCATTCTGGCGATCCCGGCCGGCCGGCTGTCGGACCGGTTCGGCAGAAGCAGGGTCCTGATCCCCGGCTATCTGATCTACGGCCTGGTCTATCTGGGGTTTGCCCTGCTGACGTCGAAAGTCTCCCTGCTGATCCTGTTCGTCGCCTACGGCGCTTATACCGCCTTTATCAGCGGGGCGGAACGGGCGTTGATCGCGGAGGCGTCGCCGGCGGAATATAAGGGGACCGTGCTCGGCGTCTACGGCATGCTGCAGGGCTTCGGCCTCCTGTTTTCCTCCATAATCGCCGGCGGGATGTGGAATGTCTGGGGCTCCGACGCGCCGTTCTGGTTCGGCGGCGTTCTGGGCATCGTCTCCGCCCTGCTGATCGCTGTCATCCTCCGCTCCGGGAAAGGGCGGAAAGCGGCGGACCGTTCGGATTGA